The Microbulbifer sp. YPW1 genome contains the following window.
GCCGCGGGCCACACCGCCACGGTGCGCGCGTCCTTTGCCGCGTACAACACCCGGCAGGACGCGGAGCGGTTTATGGCCGGGGTCGAGGAGTTCTTTGCCCAGCTGGATGCCGAAGATACCGGCGAGCCGCTGTCGGTTACCCCGGTTAGTGCTGCTCCAGAGTGGGTTGCGGATGATGTCTCTGCGCTCGATGTCGACATACTGCGCGGTCGCAAGACCTGGCAGGACCGTTATCGGACCCTGATGGGGTGGGCGAAAACCATTTCTCGCAAGGATGTGATTCGCCGCGAACAAAACCTGGTGCGCGGATGTGAATCCAGTGCGTGGCTGGTGCATCGCTGCGAGGGTGGCAGACACCTGTTTGCGCTGGATAGTGACAGCCGGATCGTAAAAGGGCTTGGCGCGCTATTGCTGACCCAGTTGAATGGGCAGCCTGCCGGTAGGGTAAACCGGGCTGAACTGGAGACGCTGTTCGAGGAGCTGGGATTGGCGCAGCAATTGAGTGAATCGCGCAGCAATGGATTCCGCGCGCTGATGGAGCGCGCGTTTGCCCTGATGTCCGAGTCGGTGGGTTAAGCGGGGGGCTCAGCCCTGTTTCACGATCCGCTCAATGGCCTTGCTGGCCGCAACAAAACCGAAGGTGGCGGTGACCATGGTGGCGGCGCCGAAACCGCCGCTGCAATCCAGTTTTACCCCGTTTTGCATGCTGCTTTTCTGCTGGCATACCTGTCCATCCGGCTGCGGATACACCATGGGTTCCGCGGAGTAGATGGCGTCTATGCCGAACTGGCGTTTGCTGGATTTCTGGAAGTTGTGAAAGCGATACAGGTGTTGCCGCACCTTGGCCAGCATCGGGTCGCTGACCGTGCGCCCCAGGTCCGCGCAGGTGATTTTGGTGGGGTCCTTCTTGCCACCCGCAGAGCCTACGGTCACCAGGCGGATCTTGCGCGCCTTGCAGTAGGCAATCAGCGCAGCCTTGATACGGGCGTTATCAAAGGCATCGATCACGATATCAATTCGTGCTTTTTCCGGGGCGAGCAGTTCGGCGAAATTGTCGCTGGCGATAAAGTCCTCGTGGGTTTCGATCGCAATGTCCGGATTGATTGCGCGCAGTCTCTCCGCCATTACGGATACCTTGATATCCCCCACAGTGTCGACGAGCGCGTGGATCTGGCGGTTGGTGTTGGTGATACAGATGTCGTCGAGATCAATCAGGGTAATCTTGCCGATACCGCTGCGCGCCAGCGCCTCCGCGGTCCAGCTGCCAACGCCGCCAATGCCGATCACGACCACGTGCGCGTCGTGCAGGCGCGCCAGGGCCGGTTCACCGTAGAGTCGGGCGATACCGCCAAATCGTTGCAGATAGGAGTCGCTGAGGGGCATGGGAAAATTCCGGGATTACTTCGTGCGGGGAATCTGAATCAGTCTAGGCCGGGAAAGGGGTTGCTGGAGTGGGGAGGGTGCAGGGCCGGGAGGCCCTGCACACGGCGATCACTTAGTGCACGTGACCGTGGTCGATTTCTTCCGGCGTGGCTTCACGCACGGCTACAACTTCGATTTCGAAGTGCAGTTCCACACCTGCCAGAGGGTGGTTGCCGTTGATGGTGACCTGGTCGCCGTCGATGTCGATGATCTCCACTTCAATGGGGTGGCCTTCAGTGCTCTGGGCGCGGAACGCCATGCCCACTTCCAGCTTTTCCACACCGCCGAAAGCGCTGCTCGGCAGGGTCTGGATCAGTTCGGGGTTCTGCGGGCCGTAGCCTTCTTCCGGGGCGATGACGACGGTGAATTTGTCGCCAGCGCTCTTGTCCAGCATTTCCTTTTCCAGGCCGGGGATAATATTGCCCACGCCCTGCAGGTACTTCAGCGGCTGTCCACCTTCGGAGGAGTCGATCACGGTGCCTTCGGCATCTTTCAGGGTGTAGTTGATCTCCACCACACTGTGGTTAGCAATTTTCATTGGCAATCTCTTGTATCTTGAGAGTGAGTTGTAGCGCTTACCGCTTACGGAAGGAAAAGCAAACGGGGGATAAAGGCTGTGTGAGGGGGCATTGTATGGGGCGGCCCCGACGGTCGCAACCGAGGGGGCGGGAGGAGGCCCGCGAAGCGGACTGGACCGCGCTCCGCAAAATGGGGTTCATTGGCTGCTTAACGCCGTCAATCCGGCGCTAGCAGGCGATACACAACGGCTCCTGGCAGCTTTCATAGAGGTCTGCGGCCGCGCGCACCAGGCGATTGCTGGCCTTGGCTGAGACGCCCTTTTCGAGCAGGCGCGCCTCGAAATACTCCAGCAGCGCCTCGAACAGTGCCGGGTTCAGCCCCCGGGCGAGGAAATTGGCGCGGGCACTGTGGACCGGCTCGGGCTGGCCGGACAGGGCATGGCTCAGGAACTGCGCCTGACGGCTGTGTTGCTTGCCGTGATCGGCCGTATCTTCCGGGGTCAGGTATTTGCCGATGGCGTGATAGAACTCGCCCACGGTTTCGTGCACGAAGGGGCGGCCGCCCAGCTGGGCGAGGGGGCCCTGCTCGTTGAAACCGGGACTGCTGCCCTGGGCTGCCGGTGTGACGGGCTTGTGTACGAGAACGGGTACAACTTTCGGCATAGGTAGATTCCCCCTGTGAGATGGTAATCATTCTTGTGATATTTTCGCGATGGCGCCCGGTTTGCCTCAATTCTGCGTATGCGCCCGTGCTGAT
Protein-coding sequences here:
- a CDS encoding peptidylprolyl isomerase; this translates as MKIANHSVVEINYTLKDAEGTVIDSSEGGQPLKYLQGVGNIIPGLEKEMLDKSAGDKFTVVIAPEEGYGPQNPELIQTLPSSAFGGVEKLEVGMAFRAQSTEGHPIEVEIIDIDGDQVTINGNHPLAGVELHFEIEVVAVREATPEEIDHGHVH
- the tcdA gene encoding tRNA cyclic N6-threonylcarbamoyladenosine(37) synthase TcdA, which produces MPLSDSYLQRFGGIARLYGEPALARLHDAHVVVIGIGGVGSWTAEALARSGIGKITLIDLDDICITNTNRQIHALVDTVGDIKVSVMAERLRAINPDIAIETHEDFIASDNFAELLAPEKARIDIVIDAFDNARIKAALIAYCKARKIRLVTVGSAGGKKDPTKITCADLGRTVSDPMLAKVRQHLYRFHNFQKSSKRQFGIDAIYSAEPMVYPQPDGQVCQQKSSMQNGVKLDCSGGFGAATMVTATFGFVAASKAIERIVKQG